The following proteins come from a genomic window of Acidobacteriota bacterium:
- a CDS encoding DUF971 domain-containing protein: protein MTVWPSEVRRDHEARLLRVRWQDGHESDYEYDVLRGFCPCAMCQGHNAGPLRYQPPPRPVTARTVSQVGNYALSIAWSDGHSTGIYRFDLLRRLCPCDECRADRSGGGG from the coding sequence ATGACGGTCTGGCCCAGCGAGGTGCGGCGCGACCATGAGGCGCGTCTGCTCCGTGTCCGCTGGCAGGATGGCCACGAGAGCGACTACGAGTACGACGTCCTCCGTGGCTTCTGCCCGTGCGCGATGTGCCAGGGGCACAACGCCGGCCCGCTGCGGTACCAACCGCCGCCGCGGCCGGTGACCGCCCGGACGGTGTCCCAGGTCGGCAACTACGCGCTCAGCATCGCCTGGTCCGACGGCCACTCGACGGGGATCTACCGTTTCGACCTCCTGCGCCGCCTGTGCCCGTGCGACGAGTGCCGGGCCGATCGGTCAGGTGGCGGCGGGTAG
- the yidD gene encoding membrane protein insertion efficiency factor YidD, which yields MLVGLLLVAAGAVDMARPPGRQLSARGVDALIGAYQATVSPVLTSLGVRCRFEPTCSEYARETIRQRGLAAGALRSLTRLTRCGPWTPPGTVDPPTLSAGISAFQP from the coding sequence ATGCTCGTTGGCCTGCTCCTGGTTGCCGCCGGGGCGGTCGACATGGCGCGGCCGCCTGGGCGGCAGCTCTCGGCGCGTGGCGTCGACGCCCTGATCGGCGCCTACCAGGCGACCGTTTCGCCTGTCCTGACCAGCCTCGGTGTCCGCTGTCGCTTCGAGCCGACGTGCAGCGAGTACGCACGAGAGACGATACGCCAGCGTGGTCTGGCGGCTGGCGCTCTGCGCAGCCTGACCCGGCTGACCCGCTGCGGACCGTGGACACCACCGGGCACTGTGGATCCTCCCACTTTGAGTGCCGGCATCTCGGCTTTCCAACCATGA
- the bshA gene encoding N-acetyl-alpha-D-glucosaminyl L-malate synthase BshA — MRIGICCFPSFGGSGVVASELALALAEGGDTVHVVSSTRPPRLLQASGVHHHAVDGAGVLEYGLFEYPPYTLALANRLAQVVREAGLDVLHVHYAAPHAVAALLARQMLADDPAGSPACPIVTTVHGTDVTLVGADPNYRDIVGWALRGSDLVTAPSHALRSEVAERFSLEDPLEVIPNFLPPAASETSHPAPAGDLQIVHVSNFRPVKRVADVVGAFARVRRRLPARLCLVGDGPDRAAVERQCRDLGIEEHVAFLGNQARVEPILEQSDLFLSASESESFGLAALEALALGVPVVATRTGGVPEVVCDERNGLLCAVGDTEALAESCVALLSDPSRRLAFAVHGRQWARSSRFDRGRVVARYREAYRATLTPGGVAAAQAERALGGLPEDPLQGKVEA; from the coding sequence ATGCGGATAGGAATCTGCTGCTTTCCGAGTTTCGGGGGCTCCGGGGTCGTCGCCTCGGAGCTGGCCCTCGCTCTGGCGGAAGGTGGCGACACGGTCCACGTGGTCAGCTCCACTCGTCCTCCGCGTCTGCTCCAGGCCTCGGGTGTCCACCATCATGCGGTCGACGGGGCGGGAGTCCTCGAGTACGGCCTGTTCGAGTACCCGCCCTACACTCTGGCGCTCGCGAACCGGTTGGCGCAGGTCGTGCGGGAGGCCGGTCTGGATGTTCTGCACGTTCACTACGCGGCGCCGCATGCGGTCGCCGCCCTGCTGGCGCGCCAGATGCTCGCGGACGATCCTGCCGGCTCGCCGGCGTGTCCGATCGTGACCACGGTCCACGGTACGGATGTGACCCTGGTGGGTGCCGATCCGAACTACCGCGACATCGTCGGCTGGGCCCTTCGCGGCAGCGATCTCGTCACCGCGCCCTCTCATGCGCTGCGGAGCGAGGTCGCGGAGCGGTTCTCGCTAGAGGACCCCTTGGAGGTGATCCCGAACTTCCTTCCCCCGGCGGCCAGCGAAACGTCGCATCCGGCCCCCGCCGGGGACCTGCAGATCGTCCACGTCTCGAACTTCCGCCCGGTCAAACGGGTGGCCGACGTCGTCGGAGCGTTCGCACGGGTCCGGCGCCGGTTGCCGGCGCGGCTCTGCCTGGTGGGCGACGGTCCCGATCGCGCGGCGGTCGAGCGACAGTGCCGTGATCTCGGCATCGAGGAACATGTCGCGTTTCTCGGCAACCAGGCGCGGGTTGAACCGATCCTGGAGCAGAGCGATCTGTTCCTGTCGGCCTCGGAGAGCGAGAGCTTCGGCCTTGCGGCGCTCGAGGCACTGGCTCTGGGTGTGCCGGTGGTGGCGACACGCACCGGCGGCGTGCCGGAAGTGGTCTGTGACGAGCGCAACGGGCTGCTCTGCGCCGTAGGCGACACGGAGGCGCTGGCCGAAAGTTGCGTGGCGTTGCTCAGCGACCCTTCGCGGCGGCTCGCCTTCGCGGTGCATGGTCGGCAGTGGGCACGCTCGTCGCGGTTCGACCGGGGCCGCGTGGTCGCCCGTTACCGGGAGGCCTACCGCGCTACACTGACACCCGGCGGAGTTGCCGCGGCCCAGGCCGAGCGGGCCCTTGGTGGTCTGCCGGAAGATCCGCTGCAAGGGAAGGTAGAGGCATGA
- the bshC gene encoding bacillithiol biosynthesis cysteine-adding enzyme BshC, which produces MPNDRAAPAPAGPDLCACGLLGELPRRFLDRRDLDLLEPLRFAVPGDAGDLTALPGPPPDRGPLAAALAERNERYGHPGAARLAESLADPETLVVITGQQCGLGCGPLFTLTKAAACTLWAEELTRRGRRAVPLFWMASEDHDFAEVARAFFPSAGPDALTLGDDPEPLRPVGGRPLGSAAESLVARVLETAPSDDYRRRIEDCRQHLDPERCFAESFSRLMVRFLGDRCPLVVDSQLPALKSASAPVVRRLIARRGPVDQALAAAAAELGRRNIRLPVRSKTAESPLFLIGAGGRRRRVVWDEAGGYRLRGGGSGTLEELIDTLNRDPESLSPGVLARPVVQDAVFGTTLMILGPGELAYMTQASVLYRELDVPAPAVALRPQVLLLGARERRWLERLEAEGLDLATVLSGSDELDRRLAERCGLDFIAAARAKLEAAVEELAEGPDRIDDSLAAPWTKTGSSLRRTLELFERRVVAAAARRDEVVRGRVERLRAHCLPNGKLQEREFTSLHCLASYGESLVRQLLTIDLDPRRLQPLSMDRPREGEAATADGPRA; this is translated from the coding sequence GTGCCGAACGACCGTGCAGCGCCCGCTCCCGCAGGTCCCGATCTCTGCGCCTGCGGGTTGCTGGGCGAGTTGCCGCGGCGGTTTCTGGACCGGCGCGACCTCGATCTGCTCGAGCCACTGCGATTCGCCGTGCCGGGCGACGCAGGCGACCTGACGGCGCTGCCCGGCCCGCCGCCCGATCGCGGCCCGCTCGCGGCCGCGCTGGCCGAGCGGAACGAGCGCTACGGCCACCCCGGCGCCGCCCGGCTTGCCGAGTCGCTCGCCGATCCGGAAACGCTCGTCGTGATCACGGGCCAGCAGTGCGGCCTCGGATGCGGACCCCTGTTCACGCTGACGAAGGCGGCGGCCTGCACGTTGTGGGCGGAAGAGTTGACCCGCCGGGGCCGGCGTGCGGTGCCCCTGTTCTGGATGGCGTCGGAGGACCATGACTTCGCCGAGGTGGCTCGTGCCTTCTTTCCGTCCGCCGGGCCGGACGCCCTGACGCTGGGCGATGATCCGGAGCCGCTGCGGCCGGTCGGAGGCCGGCCGCTGGGATCGGCCGCCGAATCGCTGGTGGCGAGAGTGCTGGAGACCGCTCCGAGCGACGACTACCGGCGGCGGATCGAGGACTGCCGGCAGCACCTCGACCCTGAGCGCTGCTTCGCCGAGTCCTTCTCCCGGCTCATGGTCCGCTTCCTCGGCGACCGGTGTCCGCTCGTGGTCGACTCGCAACTTCCCGCCCTGAAGTCGGCCTCCGCGCCGGTGGTCCGCCGGCTGATCGCGCGGCGCGGTCCGGTCGACCAGGCCCTGGCGGCGGCGGCGGCAGAGCTGGGGCGCCGGAACATCCGGCTTCCAGTGCGCTCGAAGACCGCCGAGTCGCCGCTGTTCCTCATCGGCGCGGGCGGGCGGCGCCGGCGGGTGGTCTGGGACGAGGCCGGCGGCTACCGGCTTCGTGGCGGCGGCTCGGGAACGCTCGAGGAACTGATCGACACGCTGAACCGCGACCCGGAGTCGTTGAGCCCCGGAGTCCTGGCGCGGCCGGTTGTGCAGGACGCGGTCTTCGGCACGACGCTGATGATTCTCGGTCCGGGAGAACTGGCCTACATGACGCAGGCGAGCGTCCTGTACCGCGAATTGGACGTACCCGCGCCGGCGGTCGCCCTGCGGCCCCAGGTCCTCCTGCTCGGCGCCCGCGAGCGCCGTTGGCTGGAGCGACTGGAAGCGGAGGGTCTCGATCTGGCGACCGTGCTCTCCGGGTCCGACGAACTTGATCGGCGACTCGCGGAGCGTTGCGGCCTCGACTTCATCGCCGCGGCTCGCGCCAAACTGGAAGCTGCCGTGGAGGAGCTGGCGGAGGGGCCGGACCGCATCGACGACTCGCTGGCGGCCCCCTGGACCAAGACGGGATCGAGCCTGAGGCGGACGCTCGAGCTGTTCGAGCGCCGGGTCGTGGCGGCGGCGGCAAGGCGTGACGAAGTGGTGCGAGGGAGGGTCGAGCGGCTGCGCGCGCACTGTTTGCCGAATGGCAAGCTCCAGGAGCGCGAGTTCACCTCGCTCCACTGTCTGGCCTCGTACGGCGAATCCCTGGTCCGCCAGCTCCTGACGATCGACCTGGACCCCCGCCGGCTGCAACCGCTGTCGATGGACCGGCCGCGTGAGGGAGAGGCTGCAACCGCGGACGGACCGCGCGCGTAG
- the dusB gene encoding tRNA dihydrouridine synthase DusB produces MTTSPPAMPPLEPILLGQGERSVTIDPPLFLAPMAGVTDRDFRLIVRRIGNVGLVSMEFISSRAIVDGNRHTRDLMYFVEEERPMAIQIYGSDVETMAEAAEIVEELGPDVCDINMGCPANKVLKGCAGAALMGDLDLAGRIIGEVRRRIRIPLTVKFRLGLNHTQTNYLDLGRLCEDLGVDAVTMHARTAKQMFKGEADWTHLARLKEALSIPVIGNGDIVVPEDAERLLRQTGCDGVMIGRGATRNPWIFHQITSHLLGEDAPEPTLMDRRDLILGHFHMVADREANRFALHKLRKFTGWYTHGLPNGKRLRQQIQQLDTVEKFLVAVEDFFDRQLDELAA; encoded by the coding sequence ATGACTACGTCCCCGCCAGCGATGCCGCCGCTCGAGCCGATTCTCCTCGGCCAGGGCGAGCGGTCCGTGACGATCGATCCGCCGCTGTTCCTGGCGCCGATGGCCGGAGTGACCGACCGGGACTTCCGCCTGATCGTGCGCCGCATCGGCAACGTCGGCCTGGTCTCGATGGAGTTCATCTCCTCACGGGCCATCGTCGACGGCAACCGGCACACGCGGGATCTCATGTACTTCGTCGAGGAAGAGCGCCCGATGGCGATCCAGATCTACGGCTCCGACGTGGAGACGATGGCCGAGGCGGCCGAGATCGTCGAGGAGCTGGGTCCCGACGTCTGCGACATCAACATGGGCTGTCCGGCCAACAAGGTGCTCAAGGGCTGCGCCGGCGCCGCGCTGATGGGAGACCTCGACCTCGCAGGGCGGATCATCGGCGAAGTGCGGCGTCGAATCCGGATTCCCCTGACGGTCAAGTTCCGCCTGGGGCTGAACCACACGCAGACGAACTACCTGGACCTGGGCCGTCTGTGCGAGGACCTCGGCGTCGACGCCGTCACGATGCACGCGCGGACGGCGAAGCAGATGTTCAAGGGCGAAGCGGACTGGACCCATCTCGCCCGGCTCAAGGAGGCTCTCTCCATTCCCGTCATTGGCAACGGCGACATCGTGGTTCCCGAGGACGCCGAGCGCCTGCTCCGGCAGACCGGCTGCGACGGGGTGATGATCGGTCGCGGGGCGACGCGGAATCCGTGGATCTTCCACCAGATCACGAGCCACCTGCTCGGGGAGGATGCGCCCGAACCGACTCTGATGGACCGGCGAGACCTGATCCTCGGACATTTCCACATGGTGGCGGACCGCGAAGCGAACCGGTTCGCCCTGCACAAGCTGCGCAAGTTCACCGGCTGGTACACGCACGGACTGCCGAACGGCAAGCGCCTGCGGCAGCAGATCCAGCAGCTCGACACCGTGGAGAAGTTCCTCGTCGCGGTCGAGGACTTCTTCGACCGGCAACTCGACGAGCTGGCCGCGTAG
- a CDS encoding type II toxin-antitoxin system Phd/YefM family antitoxin: protein MERTIKASEFKATCLKLMDEVAETGDEVVITKNGNPVSRLVPYRERPKSLFGCLRGVIEIKGDIMSPLEWEWDEERKVALILGEDPD from the coding sequence ATGGAACGGACGATCAAGGCTTCCGAGTTCAAGGCCACCTGTCTCAAGCTGATGGACGAAGTCGCCGAAACCGGCGACGAGGTCGTCATCACGAAGAACGGCAATCCGGTGTCGCGGCTCGTGCCGTACCGGGAGAGGCCGAAGAGCCTCTTCGGCTGCCTTCGGGGTGTCATCGAGATCAAGGGCGACATCATGTCCCCCCTGGAGTGGGAGTGGGACGAAGAGCGGAAAGTGGCCCTCATCCTCGGCGAGGATCCCGACTGA
- a CDS encoding type II toxin-antitoxin system VapC family toxin: MLLLDTNVLIWLTQGNRRLGAKAHRAVDEAFLSGNAAVSAISFWEIAMLLEKGRVEIGWAVEALRGYLLYHGLNEIPVDGDIAMRAVFLRDLPADPADRIIVSTALAGHSLVTADRELLAWPGQMQRLRATE; the protein is encoded by the coding sequence TTGCTGCTCCTAGATACAAACGTTCTCATCTGGCTCACTCAGGGCAACCGGAGGCTCGGCGCGAAAGCTCACCGCGCGGTAGATGAAGCCTTCCTTTCGGGCAATGCCGCGGTGTCCGCAATCTCGTTCTGGGAGATCGCGATGCTGCTTGAGAAGGGTCGCGTCGAGATCGGCTGGGCCGTGGAGGCGCTAAGGGGGTACCTGCTGTACCACGGCCTGAACGAGATTCCGGTCGATGGCGACATCGCGATGCGAGCGGTCTTTCTTCGCGATCTTCCCGCCGACCCGGCCGACCGGATCATCGTGTCCACGGCTCTCGCCGGTCACAGCCTCGTGACAGCCGACCGCGAGTTGCTGGCGTGGCCTGGGCAGATGCAACGGCTCCGGGCGACGGAGTAA
- a CDS encoding penicillin acylase family protein — MRLSHPWTSRVAAGALSLAAIACAVDTEPRQSTPAAVGGTQDVPAWAADVVIHRDEWGVPHVKASTDAAVAFGSAWAQCEDHFFQLEDTYIKALGRYAEVVGESGFRSDLEVALFDLVGTSRRDFPDLPENIRRIAEAFAAGYNYYLERHPEEKPRLLTRMEPFHVLAFERYMILGRLLGAAHAPRGRLPRLAEELAASLGSNQWAVAPSKTRDGNAMLFINPHQPWYGSGMFTEMHVVSGEGLNFSGAMYPGGPLPTAGFNERLGWAYTVNAADISDTYRLTFDHPSDPLKYRYGDGYRQAEEWRATIHVRGDDGDLEPREVALRRSHHGPIIAREDEDHYLAVRVPRLYEGSRMVQALAQAKARTFEEWYAAVSMQLLQTFNTTYADADGNIFYLYNGTFARRDPSIDWTQPVDGADPNNEWGPFHPIEELPQILNPPSGFVQNCNSTPFTTTDDGNPSLLDFPPYMVEDKHDDKRRAKVARYLLRNASDLTFEDFQDLAYDTTLYWPMTEIPVYARRLETLERTDPELAARVRPYLEHLLDWDYKGSLTSTQATLAVGWYEELYGRGYPVETLKPEYVNDMAARFVALERAVEKLTELYGDWRVPYGDIHRIQRHANQPSAGAVPFSDAEPSLPLAGVRGPLGVAFTLYHSPPTTLPNGEERKLRYAATGASYMAVYEFGEKTRGASYLHYGQSHRPDSPHFFDQARLLSERRFKPAWIYWEDVETHTTRAYRPVDFD, encoded by the coding sequence ATGCGCTTGAGTCACCCCTGGACGAGCCGGGTCGCTGCGGGGGCCCTATCGCTCGCTGCCATCGCGTGCGCGGTCGACACGGAACCCCGCCAAAGCACACCGGCAGCCGTTGGCGGCACCCAGGACGTACCCGCCTGGGCCGCCGACGTCGTCATCCACCGCGATGAGTGGGGAGTGCCCCACGTCAAGGCCTCCACCGACGCCGCGGTCGCCTTCGGCTCTGCCTGGGCACAGTGCGAGGACCACTTCTTTCAGCTCGAGGACACCTACATCAAGGCGCTCGGGCGCTACGCGGAGGTCGTCGGCGAGTCGGGCTTCCGAAGCGACCTCGAAGTCGCGCTCTTCGACCTGGTGGGGACCTCCCGCCGCGACTTCCCCGACCTGCCCGAGAACATCCGCCGCATCGCCGAGGCCTTCGCTGCCGGCTACAACTACTACCTGGAGCGGCACCCCGAAGAGAAGCCGCGCCTGCTGACCCGCATGGAGCCCTTCCACGTGCTCGCCTTCGAGCGCTACATGATCCTCGGGCGGCTGCTCGGCGCGGCCCACGCGCCACGGGGCCGGCTACCCCGGCTGGCGGAGGAGCTGGCCGCGTCCCTGGGCTCGAACCAGTGGGCCGTCGCCCCGTCGAAGACGCGCGACGGCAACGCCATGCTGTTCATCAATCCCCACCAGCCCTGGTACGGCTCGGGCATGTTCACGGAGATGCACGTGGTGAGCGGCGAAGGGCTCAACTTCTCGGGCGCGATGTACCCGGGCGGCCCGCTGCCGACCGCCGGCTTCAACGAGAGGCTCGGCTGGGCGTACACGGTCAACGCCGCCGACATCTCGGACACTTACCGCCTGACCTTCGACCATCCGAGCGATCCGCTCAAGTACCGCTACGGCGACGGCTACCGGCAGGCCGAGGAGTGGCGCGCCACGATCCACGTCCGGGGCGATGACGGCGATCTCGAACCGCGCGAGGTCGCGCTCCGACGCTCGCACCACGGCCCGATCATCGCCAGGGAGGACGAGGATCACTACCTCGCCGTCCGGGTGCCGCGCCTCTACGAGGGCAGCCGCATGGTCCAGGCGCTGGCCCAGGCCAAGGCGCGGACCTTCGAGGAGTGGTACGCCGCCGTCTCGATGCAACTGCTGCAGACCTTCAACACGACCTACGCCGACGCCGACGGCAACATCTTCTACCTCTACAACGGCACGTTCGCCCGCCGCGACCCCTCCATCGACTGGACGCAGCCCGTCGACGGCGCCGACCCGAACAACGAGTGGGGGCCGTTCCACCCGATCGAGGAACTGCCGCAGATCCTCAACCCGCCGTCCGGGTTCGTCCAGAACTGCAACTCGACGCCGTTCACCACGACCGACGACGGCAACCCCTCGCTGCTCGACTTCCCGCCCTACATGGTCGAGGACAAGCACGACGACAAGCGCCGGGCGAAGGTGGCCCGCTACCTGCTGCGCAATGCGAGCGACCTCACGTTCGAGGACTTTCAGGACCTCGCCTACGACACGACCCTCTACTGGCCGATGACGGAGATCCCCGTCTACGCGCGCAGGCTCGAGACGCTCGAACGCACCGACCCGGAACTCGCCGCCCGGGTGCGCCCCTACCTCGAGCATCTGCTGGACTGGGACTACAAGGGCTCCCTCACCTCCACGCAGGCGACGCTGGCGGTCGGCTGGTACGAGGAGCTCTACGGCCGCGGCTATCCCGTCGAGACCCTGAAGCCGGAGTACGTGAACGACATGGCCGCGCGGTTCGTCGCCCTTGAGCGGGCAGTGGAGAAACTCACCGAGCTCTACGGCGACTGGCGCGTGCCCTACGGCGACATCCACCGCATCCAGCGCCACGCCAACCAGCCCTCCGCCGGGGCCGTCCCCTTCTCGGACGCCGAGCCGAGCCTGCCGCTCGCCGGCGTCCGCGGGCCCCTCGGCGTCGCCTTTACCCTGTACCACTCGCCGCCCACAACGCTCCCGAACGGCGAAGAGCGCAAGCTCCGCTACGCCGCGACCGGCGCCTCCTACATGGCCGTCTACGAGTTCGGCGAGAAGACGCGCGGAGCGAGCTACCTCCACTACGGCCAGAGCCATCGCCCCGACTCGCCGCACTTCTTCGACCAGGCCAGGCTGCTCTCGGAACGACGGTTCAAGCCCGCCTGGATCTACTGGGAGGACGTCGAGACCCATACGACGCGGGCCTACCGGCCGGTTGACTTCGACTGA
- a CDS encoding TonB-dependent receptor, with product MDVPHLWSARLAVAVVLLSATAAAATAQTTATIQGVVVDADGTPLPGVTVTVTGPGVRQERITQGDGAYASAGLAAGDYLVTASLLGFETADTPVSLATGATENVRLVLEVVRLLETVTVVAEEPRTFARNIVSQPMLRQQSKITNVTSVVDNLPGVSVQEGDSYGFDDWSANVAMRGFQVTINDVQIGTTIDGFPNGTSDYWSGAKANRFVDPMNLGGVEVSQGTADIASRSVEALGGTFNYLTDDPADERTYTASMTLGEYQGQRFFMRVDTGPIFGGNTRAWIAATRQGATDWMEGSALNEREHVAMKLVSSRGRVDLTSYISYDNIHEDVYQRLYSESDFRANPRWDRLIGDWPGVPYLNQFYRRGWQTRRSNTFGYLKGKWSLGEELSLSLAGYFHRNRGRGDWLPPYIVDITDDGGGAESELRGGPTVRGGSQLGLIRFVGPDGAAVGPTPGCTSSFLFNYYGPGGPEVDPACHPGATAVQSYRHSHYGKDRVGVTLDQEWLTTIGNAGSKLRAGIWYEDSKRDLGRDWHQILDPVINFQWHATPYWHQYQWEFPQSVMMLYAEETLYAGRFTLTSGLKKYLVDVSREDQFLVDPNLTVDSDSSLLLSGGVTYETPVEGLDLFAGYAENFRAIGSTLLEVPGRSLAALEPETASNIDVGLQYSAERLALSATGYVIDFDNRIFYLGPQTPAGPNYLIPGGGAYFNAGGIETNGVELSATVQMPHQLSLYTAYTLNNSEYVGSGDALVDANQNIMPGTDVTGVPDRLWVISLDRSGPLSAGISAKYTSPRRVSLVADWTTDEYWMLDAYVVFSGEVLSDLLRSTTFELVANNLLDEAYLSAITENAAWLGAARSVSMTVTFSF from the coding sequence ATGGATGTCCCACACCTCTGGTCAGCGCGACTCGCCGTCGCCGTCGTATTGCTGTCGGCTACCGCAGCCGCGGCAACCGCCCAAACCACCGCAACCATCCAGGGCGTCGTCGTCGACGCGGACGGCACTCCCCTGCCCGGGGTCACGGTGACCGTGACTGGCCCGGGCGTGCGCCAGGAGCGGATCACCCAGGGAGACGGCGCCTACGCCAGCGCCGGGCTCGCGGCGGGCGACTATCTCGTCACGGCGTCCCTGTTGGGCTTCGAAACAGCCGACACGCCGGTTTCGCTGGCCACAGGCGCCACGGAGAACGTCCGGCTCGTCCTGGAAGTCGTGAGGCTGCTCGAGACCGTCACCGTGGTGGCCGAAGAGCCCCGGACCTTCGCGCGGAACATCGTCTCCCAGCCGATGCTCCGGCAACAGTCGAAGATCACCAACGTGACGTCTGTGGTGGACAACCTGCCGGGAGTCTCCGTCCAGGAGGGCGACTCCTACGGCTTCGACGACTGGTCGGCCAACGTCGCCATGCGCGGCTTCCAGGTGACGATCAACGACGTGCAGATCGGCACCACGATCGACGGGTTTCCGAACGGCACGTCGGACTACTGGAGCGGCGCCAAGGCGAACCGCTTCGTCGATCCAATGAACCTCGGCGGTGTCGAGGTGTCCCAGGGAACGGCCGACATCGCCTCGCGGTCCGTTGAGGCGCTCGGCGGCACGTTCAACTACCTGACCGACGATCCGGCGGACGAGCGCACCTACACGGCGTCGATGACGCTGGGCGAGTACCAGGGCCAGCGCTTCTTCATGCGGGTCGATACCGGGCCGATCTTCGGAGGCAACACCCGCGCCTGGATCGCAGCAACCCGCCAGGGCGCGACCGACTGGATGGAGGGCTCGGCGCTCAACGAGCGCGAGCACGTGGCGATGAAGCTCGTCTCGTCCCGCGGCCGCGTCGACCTGACGAGCTACATCTCGTACGACAACATCCACGAGGACGTCTACCAGCGCCTCTACAGCGAGAGCGACTTCCGGGCCAACCCGCGCTGGGACCGGCTGATCGGCGACTGGCCCGGCGTGCCGTACCTGAACCAGTTCTACCGGCGGGGCTGGCAGACCCGGCGGAGCAACACGTTCGGCTACCTGAAGGGGAAGTGGTCGCTCGGCGAGGAGCTCTCACTGAGCCTGGCCGGCTACTTCCATCGCAACCGCGGCCGCGGCGACTGGCTGCCCCCCTACATCGTCGACATCACCGACGACGGAGGCGGCGCCGAGTCGGAGCTTCGCGGCGGCCCCACCGTGCGGGGCGGCTCGCAGCTCGGGCTGATTCGTTTCGTCGGCCCCGACGGTGCCGCGGTCGGGCCGACGCCAGGTTGCACCTCGTCGTTTCTCTTCAACTACTACGGCCCGGGCGGCCCGGAGGTCGATCCGGCGTGTCATCCGGGCGCCACGGCGGTGCAGTCGTACCGCCACAGCCACTACGGCAAGGACCGCGTCGGCGTCACGCTCGACCAGGAGTGGCTCACGACGATCGGCAACGCCGGCAGCAAGCTGCGCGCCGGCATCTGGTACGAGGATTCGAAGCGCGACCTCGGACGGGACTGGCACCAGATCCTCGATCCGGTGATCAACTTCCAGTGGCACGCGACGCCCTACTGGCACCAGTACCAGTGGGAGTTCCCGCAGAGCGTCATGATGCTGTACGCGGAGGAGACGCTCTACGCCGGGCGCTTCACGTTGACCAGCGGCCTCAAGAAGTACCTGGTCGACGTGTCACGCGAGGACCAGTTCCTTGTCGATCCGAACCTGACGGTCGATTCGGATTCGAGTCTGCTCCTCTCGGGCGGAGTCACCTACGAGACGCCGGTCGAGGGCCTGGACCTGTTTGCCGGCTACGCGGAGAACTTCCGGGCGATCGGCAGCACGCTGCTCGAGGTGCCCGGGCGCAGTCTCGCCGCTCTCGAGCCCGAAACCGCCTCGAACATCGACGTCGGGCTCCAGTACTCGGCCGAACGGCTGGCGCTTAGCGCCACCGGCTACGTCATCGACTTCGACAACCGGATCTTCTACCTCGGACCGCAGACGCCGGCCGGCCCCAACTACCTCATTCCCGGGGGCGGCGCCTACTTCAACGCGGGCGGCATCGAAACGAACGGCGTCGAACTCTCGGCCACCGTGCAGATGCCCCACCAGCTCTCCCTGTACACCGCCTACACGCTGAACAACTCCGAGTACGTCGGCAGCGGCGACGCCCTGGTCGACGCGAACCAGAACATCATGCCGGGGACGGACGTCACCGGCGTGCCGGATCGGCTGTGGGTCATCTCCCTCGACCGGTCCGGTCCCCTGAGCGCCGGGATCAGCGCCAAGTACACGTCGCCGCGGCGCGTCAGCCTGGTCGCGGACTGGACCACGGACGAGTACTGGATGCTGGACGCCTACGTCGTCTTCTCGGGCGAGGTGCTGAGCGACCTGCTCCGCTCAACGACGTTCGAGCTGGTGGCGAACAACCTGCTCGACGAGGCCTACCTCTCCGCGATCACCGAGAACGCGGCGTGGCTCGGGGCGGCGCGGTCCGTCTCGATGACGGTCACCTTCTCGTTTTGA